A stretch of the Filimonas lacunae genome encodes the following:
- a CDS encoding ClpP family protease, with protein MIHAKYINPFLSEDEEESPKEEKAEPMSPLLMKKMEKLFLEKRAIYLWGGVEDKSAKDIVSKLLLLDADKPGKEIKLYINSPGGVVTSGMVIYDTIKMIQSPVSTICMGLAASMGSILLSVGTKGKRFIYPHGEVMIHQPSLGGYFQATSADIEIHAIQMEKTKLLGAQILAENCGKSVEQILKDFDRDYWMDAKEAVAYGIVDGILDKI; from the coding sequence ATGATACATGCTAAATATATCAATCCGTTTTTATCTGAAGATGAGGAAGAAAGCCCCAAAGAGGAAAAAGCGGAACCTATGTCGCCCTTATTAATGAAAAAAATGGAAAAGTTGTTCCTGGAAAAAAGGGCAATATATCTGTGGGGTGGCGTAGAAGACAAATCAGCTAAAGACATTGTAAGCAAACTGTTACTGCTGGATGCTGATAAGCCTGGTAAAGAAATTAAACTGTATATCAACAGCCCGGGTGGTGTAGTAACCAGCGGTATGGTTATTTACGATACCATTAAAATGATTCAGTCGCCTGTTAGCACCATCTGTATGGGATTAGCTGCCAGCATGGGTTCTATCCTGTTAAGCGTAGGTACCAAGGGCAAACGCTTTATTTACCCGCACGGCGAGGTAATGATTCACCAGCCCAGCTTAGGCGGTTATTTCCAGGCTACTTCGGCAGATATCGAAATTCACGCCATTCAGATGGAAAAAACCAAGTTACTGGGTGCGCAAATACTGGCGGAAAACTGTGGTAAATCAGTAGAGCAGATTTTGAAGGATTTTGACCGTGATTACTGGATGGATGCCAAAGAAGCAGTGGCTTACGGCATTGTAGATGGTATATTGGACAAAATTTAA
- the clpX gene encoding ATP-dependent Clp protease ATP-binding subunit ClpX, whose product MAKQSSLHCSFCGRSRDEVKILIAGQEGHICENCVEHAQEIIAQELQVKSEQQSAQYTFSVKRPVEIKRYLDQYIIGQDEAKKVMSVAVYNHYKRITQKQQQDEVEIEKSNIIMVGETGTGKTLLAKTVAKLLNVPFAIVDATVFTEAGYVGEDVESMLTRLLQACNYDVAAAEKGIVFIDEIDKIARKGDNPSITRDVSGEGVQQGLLKMLEGTEVLVPPQGGRKHPEQKMIKLNTSNILFICGGAFDGIDRVIARRINTNAIGFGVNKDIQELQKKNLLQFINAQDLKSFGLIPELLGRLPVVTHLEPLDAETLRAILTEPKNSLIKQYTRLFELEGIKLEMEKEVLDFMVGKALEFKLGARGLRNICEHILTEAMFEMPGSETKELVVDLAYAEKQFNKSKMGMLKVA is encoded by the coding sequence ATGGCAAAACAATCAAGCTTGCATTGCTCCTTTTGTGGCAGAAGTCGCGACGAGGTCAAGATCCTGATAGCAGGTCAGGAAGGGCATATTTGCGAGAATTGTGTAGAGCATGCACAGGAAATCATTGCTCAGGAACTGCAGGTAAAAAGCGAGCAGCAATCAGCTCAATATACTTTCTCTGTCAAGCGTCCCGTTGAAATTAAACGCTATTTAGACCAATATATCATTGGCCAGGACGAAGCGAAAAAAGTAATGTCTGTAGCCGTTTATAACCACTATAAACGTATCACTCAAAAGCAGCAGCAAGACGAAGTAGAGATAGAAAAAAGCAACATTATCATGGTAGGGGAAACCGGAACCGGTAAAACCTTACTGGCTAAAACAGTAGCAAAACTGCTGAATGTGCCCTTTGCCATTGTAGATGCTACTGTATTTACCGAAGCGGGTTATGTAGGGGAAGATGTGGAAAGCATGCTTACCCGCCTGTTACAAGCTTGTAACTACGATGTAGCCGCAGCAGAAAAAGGTATTGTGTTTATTGACGAGATAGATAAAATTGCCCGTAAAGGCGATAACCCGTCTATTACACGCGATGTAAGCGGTGAAGGTGTACAGCAGGGTTTATTAAAAATGCTGGAAGGCACCGAGGTACTGGTTCCACCACAAGGTGGCCGCAAACACCCCGAGCAAAAAATGATTAAGCTGAACACCAGCAATATCTTATTTATTTGTGGCGGTGCTTTTGATGGTATTGACAGGGTTATTGCCCGTCGTATTAACACCAATGCTATTGGCTTTGGCGTTAATAAGGACATACAGGAATTGCAAAAGAAAAACCTGTTGCAGTTTATCAATGCACAGGATTTGAAATCCTTTGGTTTAATTCCGGAATTATTAGGCCGTTTACCGGTGGTTACTCACCTGGAACCATTAGATGCCGAAACCTTACGCGCTATCTTAACCGAGCCTAAAAACAGTTTGATCAAGCAATACACCCGTTTGTTTGAACTGGAAGGTATTAAGCTGGAAATGGAGAAAGAAGTGCTGGACTTTATGGTTGGCAAAGCCCTGGAATTTAAACTGGGTGCCCGTGGTTTAAGAAACATCTGCGAGCATATTCTTACCGAAGCCATGTTTGAAATGCCTGGCAGTGAAACCAAAGAATTGGTGGTAGATCTGGCTTATGCAGAGAAACAGTTCAACAAAAGCAAGATGGGCATGCTGAAAGTAGCATAA
- a CDS encoding sensor histidine kinase: MKSALVILALLLSGAVTNLTAQRRAIEEANTRIDSLQQAVTRIQQEKDAALAKVQEAERILQNQKALLVLAGVLFILLIVMAIPFYLNYKKVHMFSDALKQKNSIIQKNAASLDQLNRAISRQNQKLEEDNKLKDKLLSVISHDLRHPLVNTKSILDLINLKLVSPEETEELLEQLENQYVRSLSLLDNLLFWIRGQMKGLKIERSDINMFRIITSLIEEQRVSLQAKQIQVFNKIDNQLIWRAEKEMLKIIFRNLITNAIKFTPSGGEITISSVIDEQYAYILLKDTGIGMTPEILNKINSRQYISSKGTSNEKGSGFGLMLVKDLIHKNEAELLIDSEPGRGTTMAVKFNRHQAVKEA; this comes from the coding sequence ATGAAATCAGCACTTGTTATCCTGGCCCTGTTGTTAAGCGGTGCAGTTACTAACCTGACTGCTCAACGTCGTGCAATAGAGGAAGCCAACACCAGGATTGATTCTTTGCAACAAGCGGTTACCCGCATACAGCAGGAGAAGGATGCGGCATTGGCTAAGGTGCAGGAAGCGGAGCGCATTTTACAAAATCAAAAGGCTTTACTGGTATTGGCAGGTGTGCTGTTTATACTGTTAATAGTAATGGCCATTCCGTTTTACCTGAACTATAAAAAGGTGCACATGTTTAGTGATGCACTGAAACAAAAGAACAGTATTATTCAAAAAAATGCTGCTTCGCTGGATCAGTTAAACCGCGCTATTTCCAGGCAGAACCAAAAGCTGGAAGAGGACAATAAATTAAAAGACAAGTTGCTTTCGGTTATCTCGCACGATTTGCGACACCCGCTGGTGAACACTAAAAGTATACTAGACTTAATAAACCTGAAACTGGTAAGCCCCGAAGAAACGGAAGAACTGCTGGAACAACTGGAAAATCAGTATGTGCGCAGTTTAAGTTTACTGGATAACCTGTTGTTCTGGATTCGCGGACAAATGAAGGGATTGAAAATAGAGCGGTCTGATATTAACATGTTCCGTATTATCACCTCTTTAATTGAAGAGCAACGCGTGTCGTTACAGGCCAAACAGATACAGGTATTTAATAAGATAGATAACCAGCTGATATGGCGTGCGGAGAAAGAGATGCTGAAAATTATATTCCGCAACCTTATTACCAACGCTATTAAGTTTACGCCCTCTGGTGGCGAAATTACTATTAGCTCTGTAATAGACGAGCAGTATGCTTATATCCTCTTAAAAGATACCGGCATTGGTATGACGCCGGAAATACTGAATAAGATCAACAGCAGGCAGTACATCTCTTCTAAAGGCACTTCCAATGAAAAGGGTAGTGGCTTTGGATTAATGCTGGTGAAAGACCTGATTCATAAAAATGAGGCAGAGCTGCTTATTGATAGCGAGCCGGGGCGTGGTACTACCATGGCAGTGAAGTTTAACCGGCACCAGGCAGTAAAAGAAGCATAA
- a CDS encoding acyl-CoA dehydrogenase family protein, producing the protein MNFQPDEITQQVTQTARDFAQQHIKPHVMEWDESQFFPEALFKELGKLGMMGVLVPEKYGGSGLSYFEYKAVIEEIAKVCGAVGLSVAAHNSLCTGHILYFGNEQQKQQYLPRLASGEHLGAWALTEPSTGSDAGNMKCVAVQEGDEWVLNGTKCWITHGRSCNVAVIIARTGEPRSKNNSTAFIIEKGTPGFSGGKKENKLGMRASETAEIILDNCRIPDANRLGEVGDGFHQAMKVLDGGRISIASLSLGIAKGAYQAAVQYSKERHQFEQPIAHFQGIGFKLADMATEIEAADLLTLQACHLKNEGLPFTRQAAMAKYYASEVAVKVANDAVQVFGGYGYTKDFPVEKFYRDAKLCTIGEGTSEIQKVVIAREVLK; encoded by the coding sequence ATGAATTTCCAGCCAGATGAGATTACGCAGCAGGTTACACAAACTGCCAGAGACTTTGCACAACAGCACATTAAGCCACATGTAATGGAATGGGACGAAAGCCAGTTTTTCCCGGAAGCCTTGTTTAAAGAATTGGGTAAGCTGGGGATGATGGGGGTGTTGGTGCCTGAAAAATACGGAGGTTCAGGCCTTTCTTATTTTGAGTACAAAGCAGTGATTGAAGAAATTGCCAAAGTGTGTGGCGCTGTTGGGTTAAGCGTAGCAGCGCACAATTCGCTGTGCACCGGTCATATATTGTATTTTGGTAATGAACAGCAAAAACAGCAATACCTGCCCAGGCTGGCCAGTGGCGAGCATTTGGGCGCATGGGCATTAACCGAGCCTTCTACCGGCAGTGATGCTGGTAATATGAAATGTGTGGCGGTACAGGAAGGGGATGAGTGGGTGCTAAACGGTACCAAATGCTGGATTACGCACGGCCGTTCGTGCAATGTAGCTGTTATTATAGCCCGCACAGGCGAGCCGCGGTCTAAAAACAACAGTACTGCTTTTATTATAGAAAAGGGTACGCCAGGTTTTAGTGGTGGTAAAAAAGAAAACAAGCTGGGTATGCGCGCCAGCGAAACCGCAGAAATTATATTGGATAATTGCCGTATTCCCGATGCCAACCGTTTAGGCGAGGTAGGCGATGGGTTTCACCAGGCCATGAAAGTGCTGGATGGTGGTAGAATTTCTATTGCATCCCTATCGCTGGGAATTGCCAAAGGTGCTTACCAGGCAGCAGTGCAGTATTCGAAAGAACGCCACCAGTTTGAGCAGCCTATTGCTCATTTTCAAGGCATTGGCTTTAAACTGGCCGATATGGCTACTGAAATTGAAGCGGCCGACCTGCTAACACTGCAAGCCTGCCATTTAAAAAATGAAGGGTTGCCTTTTACACGGCAGGCTGCCATGGCTAAGTATTATGCCAGTGAGGTGGCTGTGAAAGTGGCCAATGATGCTGTACAGGTATTTGGTGGATATGGTTATACCAAAGACTTTCCGGTGGAGAAGTTTTACAGGGATGCCAAGCTGTGTACCATAGGAGAAGGGACTTCGGAGATTCAAAAGGTGGTGATTGCGAGGGAAGTGTTAAAATAG
- a CDS encoding ComEA family DNA-binding protein → MKTQAWKEYLYFSRKERAAVLILLLITITCCLLPRWVKTSPVPPRLATVILQQSSDSLHLMAAPPSTEVRPVNSTVAKASLFAFNPNTLPLEGWLQLGLSPKVAHTIINYRNKGGHFYKPDDIRKIYGLPEAEASRLLPYIQLPANVPVAIPGTPYSSKHAVSIDINTATAEDWKRFPGIGEVLSKRIVAFRNSVGGFTSIDQVAQTYGIKDSVFLLMKPYLQLHSIPSKE, encoded by the coding sequence ATGAAAACACAAGCCTGGAAAGAATACCTCTATTTCTCCCGTAAAGAACGAGCAGCGGTTTTAATACTGTTATTAATTACTATCACTTGTTGTTTATTGCCCCGCTGGGTAAAAACAAGTCCGGTGCCACCACGGCTGGCTACCGTTATCTTACAGCAATCGTCTGATAGTTTACACCTGATGGCTGCACCACCTTCTACGGAAGTAAGGCCTGTTAACAGCACTGTTGCCAAGGCTTCCCTCTTCGCGTTTAATCCTAACACTTTGCCACTGGAAGGCTGGTTGCAATTGGGGCTTTCCCCAAAAGTGGCACATACTATTATCAACTACCGCAACAAGGGTGGGCATTTTTACAAACCAGATGATATTCGCAAAATCTATGGTTTACCCGAAGCAGAAGCCAGCCGTTTATTGCCTTATATACAATTACCGGCCAATGTACCTGTAGCTATTCCCGGCACACCTTACTCATCGAAGCACGCGGTTTCTATAGATATTAACACGGCTACTGCCGAAGACTGGAAACGGTTTCCCGGCATTGGGGAAGTGTTAAGCAAACGTATTGTGGCCTTTCGCAACAGTGTAGGAGGCTTTACCAGCATTGATCAGGTGGCGCAAACCTATGGTATCAAGGATAGTGTGTTCTTACTCATGAAACCCTATTTACAGCTACATAGCATCCCTTCAAAAGAATAG
- a CDS encoding MBL fold metallo-hydrolase yields MSPSLRITFLGTGTSSGVPMIGCHCPVCTSADAKDKRLRSSVLVETPATTFVIDTTPDFREQMLRIGNEKLDAVLFTHPHKDHTAGLDDIRPYNFFQQKAMEVYANAMTINQLKVEFAYVFAEHKYPGIPDINLHEIDLTPFTIADVTITPILVWHHKLPVYGFRIGDFTYITDANRIDDAEKEKIKGSSVLVVNALRREQHISHFTLDEAVALTEELHIPKAYFTHISHQLGTHVAVEEELPAHIRLAYDGLVVEL; encoded by the coding sequence ATGTCTCCATCGCTTCGTATTACATTTTTAGGAACAGGCACCAGCAGCGGCGTACCTATGATCGGGTGCCACTGCCCGGTGTGTACGTCTGCCGATGCCAAAGACAAACGCCTGCGTAGTAGCGTGTTGGTAGAAACGCCTGCTACTACTTTTGTAATAGATACTACTCCCGACTTTCGCGAGCAGATGCTGCGTATTGGCAATGAAAAACTGGATGCAGTATTGTTTACGCACCCGCATAAAGATCATACGGCGGGTTTGGATGATATACGGCCTTATAACTTTTTTCAGCAAAAGGCCATGGAGGTATATGCCAATGCCATGACCATCAATCAGCTGAAAGTAGAGTTTGCTTATGTGTTTGCCGAGCATAAGTATCCCGGCATACCTGATATTAACCTGCACGAAATTGATCTCACGCCATTTACCATTGCAGATGTAACCATTACACCTATTCTTGTATGGCATCATAAACTTCCTGTGTATGGTTTTCGCATAGGCGACTTCACATATATTACTGATGCCAACAGAATTGACGATGCCGAAAAAGAAAAGATAAAGGGTTCGTCTGTGCTGGTGGTAAATGCGCTGCGTCGCGAACAACATATCTCACACTTTACATTGGATGAAGCAGTGGCATTAACAGAAGAGCTGCATATTCCGAAGGCTTACTTTACACATATCAGTCATCAGTTAGGAACACATGTAGCAGTAGAAGAGGAACTGCCTGCACATATAAGGCTGGCTTATGATGGCCTGGTGGTAGAATTGTAA
- the porX gene encoding T9SS response regulator signal transducer PorX, protein MALGFILWVDDEIESLQSQKIFLEHKGYTVQTLTNGFEAIDFVRDNPVDVVLLDESMPGITGLETLSRIKEINQQVPVVLITKNETENLMDEAIGSQITDYLIKPVNPNQVLLSLKKVMDNKRLVAEKTTTAYQQQFRNLFMALNSDPGYNEWMDIYRKLVYWELEMDKSDSPEMQEVFHTQKQEANTEFFKFISKNYLSWMQPAADAPVMSHNLFQFKVLPHVEKGTPVFFVLIDNLRFDQWKAIQPLFMEHFRILEEETFYSILPTATQYSRNAIFAGQMPLQIEKTFPDQWRNDDDEGGKNMFEEEFFKAQLKRLRRDDIKYSYTKVVNHHDGQQLVNNIHNLLQNDLNIIIYNFMDMLSHARTEMEVLKELAGDETSYRSVTRSWFEHSPLNQALKKIAGKKINLVLATDHGSVRVKTPYKVIGDKQTTANLRYKHGRNLNYEPKEVLAFRDPKLGGLPVPNVNSSYIFAREDGFLCYPNNYNHYANYYKNTFQHGGVSLEEMIVPVIKMTSK, encoded by the coding sequence ATGGCATTAGGATTTATACTATGGGTAGATGATGAGATAGAAAGCCTTCAATCGCAGAAGATTTTCTTAGAACACAAGGGATATACCGTGCAAACGCTCACCAATGGATTTGAAGCCATTGACTTTGTGCGCGACAACCCGGTAGATGTGGTGTTGCTGGATGAAAGTATGCCGGGTATTACCGGCCTGGAAACGTTATCACGTATTAAAGAAATAAACCAGCAGGTGCCGGTGGTGCTGATTACCAAAAACGAAACCGAGAACCTGATGGATGAAGCTATTGGAAGCCAGATTACCGATTACCTGATTAAGCCGGTGAACCCTAACCAGGTGTTGCTGAGTTTAAAAAAGGTAATGGACAATAAAAGGCTGGTGGCCGAAAAAACCACTACTGCTTACCAGCAGCAGTTCCGTAACCTGTTTATGGCACTGAACAGCGACCCCGGTTACAATGAATGGATGGATATTTACCGTAAGCTGGTATACTGGGAGCTGGAAATGGATAAAAGCGACAGTCCCGAAATGCAGGAAGTGTTTCACACGCAGAAGCAGGAAGCCAATACGGAATTTTTCAAGTTCATTAGCAAAAACTATCTCAGCTGGATGCAGCCGGCAGCCGATGCGCCGGTGATGAGCCATAACCTGTTTCAGTTTAAAGTGCTGCCCCACGTAGAAAAGGGTACACCTGTGTTTTTTGTGCTGATAGATAATTTACGGTTTGACCAGTGGAAAGCCATACAGCCTTTGTTTATGGAGCACTTTCGTATACTGGAAGAAGAAACTTTTTACAGCATATTACCTACTGCCACGCAATACAGCCGTAACGCCATTTTTGCCGGACAGATGCCGCTACAAATAGAAAAAACGTTTCCGGATCAATGGAGAAACGACGATGATGAGGGCGGAAAAAACATGTTTGAAGAAGAATTTTTTAAAGCACAACTAAAACGTTTGCGCAGGGATGATATTAAATACAGCTACACCAAGGTGGTGAACCATCACGATGGACAGCAGCTGGTAAACAATATCCATAACCTGCTGCAAAACGATTTGAATATTATCATTTACAATTTCATGGATATGCTTAGCCATGCACGCACCGAAATGGAGGTGCTGAAAGAGCTGGCAGGCGACGAAACCAGTTACCGTAGTGTTACGCGCAGCTGGTTTGAACATAGTCCTTTAAACCAGGCATTGAAAAAAATTGCCGGTAAAAAAATAAACCTGGTATTGGCTACCGATCATGGCAGCGTGCGGGTGAAAACGCCTTATAAGGTAATTGGCGATAAGCAAACCACGGCCAACCTGCGCTACAAACATGGCCGTAACTTAAACTACGAACCTAAAGAGGTGCTGGCTTTCCGCGATCCTAAACTGGGAGGTTTGCCTGTGCCTAATGTAAACTCTTCTTATATATTTGCGCGCGAAGATGGTTTCCTGTGCTACCCCAATAATTATAATCACTATGCCAACTATTATAAAAATACCTTTCAGCATGGTGGGGTAAGCCTGGAGGAAATGATAGTGCCGGTTATTAAAATGACCAGTAAGTAG
- a CDS encoding HD domain-containing protein yields MPSTKRKIINDPVYGFITINHPLIFDIIAHPYYQRLRRIHQMAMAHLVYPGAVHTRLHHSLGAYHLMCQAVTELRNKGVEITPEEDVAVKAAILLHDIGHGPFSHALENRLAPGIHHETLSLGIMHQLNENLEGRLSLAIDIFTGKYHKPFLHQLISGQLDMDRMDYLTRDSFFTGVSEGVIGYDRILKMLLVHNDELMIEEKGIYSVEKFLIARRQMYWQVYLHKTVLSAEKMLKKIIERARKIYRKDDPYILTHSALDYFLGGDFDGVINADSMERFCSLDDADVTFAIKRWSKHPDVALSTLSTNLLNRKLLKCTIQAEAFDQATLTKHTLDVCARLGITEEEASYLVFTGEAANTTYNLVAEHINIYFKSGDVKNISQVDNALIHQTLSTPVKKFYFCTLAS; encoded by the coding sequence ATGCCATCTACCAAGCGTAAAATTATAAACGACCCGGTTTATGGGTTTATCACCATTAATCACCCATTGATTTTTGATATTATAGCGCATCCTTATTACCAGCGTTTACGCCGGATACACCAAATGGCTATGGCCCACCTGGTATATCCGGGGGCTGTGCACACCCGTTTGCACCATTCACTGGGTGCTTATCACCTGATGTGTCAGGCGGTAACGGAGTTGAGGAATAAGGGGGTTGAAATTACGCCTGAAGAAGATGTAGCCGTAAAAGCGGCCATTTTATTGCATGATATTGGACATGGACCTTTTTCGCACGCCCTGGAAAACAGGCTTGCTCCCGGCATTCACCACGAAACGCTGAGCCTGGGCATTATGCACCAGCTGAACGAAAACCTGGAAGGTCGCTTATCGCTGGCCATAGACATTTTTACCGGAAAATATCATAAACCCTTTCTACATCAACTGATTAGCGGCCAGCTGGATATGGACCGGATGGACTATCTCACCCGTGATAGCTTTTTTACTGGTGTAAGCGAGGGCGTTATTGGTTACGACCGCATTCTAAAAATGCTGCTGGTACACAACGATGAGCTGATGATTGAAGAAAAGGGCATTTACAGCGTAGAAAAGTTTTTAATTGCCCGCCGGCAGATGTATTGGCAGGTGTACTTGCATAAAACGGTGTTATCGGCCGAAAAAATGTTGAAAAAAATAATTGAGCGCGCCCGTAAAATTTACCGGAAAGACGATCCATATATTCTCACCCACTCGGCCCTGGATTATTTTTTAGGGGGCGACTTTGATGGAGTGATCAACGCCGACTCTATGGAGCGTTTTTGCAGCCTGGACGACGCGGATGTTACTTTTGCCATAAAACGGTGGAGCAAGCACCCCGATGTGGCACTTAGCACACTGAGTACCAATCTTTTAAACAGGAAACTATTGAAGTGTACCATACAAGCCGAAGCCTTTGACCAGGCAACTTTAACAAAACATACATTGGACGTTTGTGCCCGTTTGGGTATCACAGAAGAAGAAGCTTCTTATCTCGTATTTACCGGTGAAGCGGCCAATACGACCTATAATTTAGTGGCTGAACATATTAACATTTACTTTAAATCGGGCGATGTGAAGAATATTTCGCAGGTTGACAACGCACTCATCCATCAAACTCTTTCTACGCCTGTTAAAAAATTCTATTTTTGCACCCTTGCTTCTTAA
- the lpxD gene encoding UDP-3-O-(3-hydroxymyristoyl)glucosamine N-acyltransferase, whose translation MQFSAAQIAMLIDGQVEGNSETTVNSFGKIEEAKAGQLAFLANPKYEDYLYTTSASIIIINETQELKQPLAATLVKVKDAYTAFATLLHKYQEFMTQQLAGIEQPSFIAPTATVGENAFVAAFVYISENAKIGKNVKIFPHVFIGANVTVDDNTILHSGVKIYQECKVGKNVIIHAGSVIGSDGFGFAPQADGTYKKVPQIGNVVIEDNVEIGANATIDRATIGSTLIKDGAKLDNLIQIAHNVEIGRSTVIAAQAGISGSTKIGNNVMIGGQAGIVGHLQIADNSKINAQSGVTKSIKTNSSRSVTGTPAHDYTSALRSQALSRNLPDMEKRIADLEKMIQQLVDERENA comes from the coding sequence ATGCAATTCAGCGCAGCGCAAATAGCCATGCTCATTGATGGCCAGGTGGAGGGTAACAGTGAAACTACTGTTAACTCGTTTGGGAAAATTGAAGAAGCGAAAGCCGGTCAGCTGGCATTTCTCGCTAATCCCAAATATGAGGACTACCTGTACACCACCTCTGCCTCTATTATTATTATTAATGAAACACAAGAGTTGAAACAGCCCCTGGCAGCTACCTTAGTGAAGGTAAAAGATGCCTACACCGCCTTTGCCACCCTGTTGCACAAGTACCAGGAATTTATGACCCAGCAACTGGCAGGTATTGAACAACCCAGCTTTATTGCCCCTACTGCTACCGTTGGCGAGAACGCTTTTGTAGCTGCTTTCGTTTATATCAGTGAAAACGCTAAAATTGGCAAAAACGTAAAAATTTTCCCGCATGTGTTTATCGGCGCCAATGTAACGGTAGACGATAACACTATTTTACACTCCGGCGTAAAAATTTACCAGGAATGCAAAGTGGGCAAAAACGTGATTATTCACGCCGGCAGCGTTATTGGCAGTGATGGTTTTGGTTTTGCACCACAGGCAGATGGTACCTATAAAAAAGTGCCCCAGATTGGAAATGTAGTGATTGAAGACAATGTAGAAATAGGCGCTAATGCTACTATTGACCGCGCTACCATCGGTTCTACCCTTATTAAAGACGGCGCTAAACTGGATAACCTTATCCAGATTGCCCACAACGTAGAAATTGGCCGCAGCACCGTGATAGCTGCCCAGGCAGGTATCAGTGGCAGCACCAAAATTGGTAACAATGTAATGATTGGAGGTCAGGCCGGTATTGTAGGACACCTGCAAATTGCCGACAACTCTAAAATCAACGCCCAGAGCGGTGTAACCAAATCTATTAAAACCAACAGCAGCCGTTCTGTAACCGGAACCCCTGCACACGATTATACCAGCGCTCTTCGCAGCCAGGCCCTGAGCCGTAACTTACCGGATATGGAAAAACGTATTGCAGATCTGGAAAAGATGATTCAGCAATTGGTAGACGAAAGAGAGAATGCATAA